In Phycisphaerae bacterium, one genomic interval encodes:
- a CDS encoding PAS domain-containing protein, translating to MAEPLRALIVEDSEDDATLVGYQLTAAGYELITTRVETAEAMHRALDEREWDAVIADYSLPRFSAPKALALMRERGLDLPFIIVSGAIGEETAVEAMRAGAHDYIMKHNLTRLAPAVERELREARVRRERREAEEALRESERTLSTLMSNLPGMAYRCLNDPRWAMLFVSEGCYDLTGYHSSVLSGANRTVSYGDLVHDDDREMVWTSVQEALAERRAFQLVYRIHTASGRERWVWEKGRGVFAADGGLSAIEGFISDVTEAKRAEEQIKASLQEKEVLLREIHHRVKNNLQIISSLLNLQSRYIQDERALDVFRESQNRIRSMVLIHEKLYRSKDLARVDFAEYVQSLASHLVRSYGTRRAGVDLRVHVEGVALPIDTAIPCGIIINELVTNALKHAFPDGRRGEIRIDLHPAEREYRLVVSDNGTGIPADLDFRKTESLGLQLVTTLTDQLDGTVELERDGGTRFTIVFPKGE from the coding sequence ATGGCCGAGCCGCTGCGGGCATTGATCGTTGAGGACTCGGAAGACGACGCGACGCTGGTGGGTTATCAGCTCACGGCGGCCGGGTACGAGTTGATCACGACGCGGGTCGAGACGGCGGAGGCCATGCACCGCGCCCTGGACGAGCGGGAGTGGGACGCGGTGATCGCCGATTACTCCCTGCCGCGGTTCAGTGCGCCGAAGGCCCTGGCGTTGATGAGGGAGCGCGGGCTGGACCTGCCGTTCATCATTGTTTCCGGGGCGATCGGCGAAGAGACGGCGGTGGAGGCGATGCGGGCCGGCGCTCACGACTACATCATGAAGCACAACCTGACCCGGTTGGCTCCCGCCGTCGAGCGCGAGCTGCGCGAGGCGCGAGTGCGTCGCGAACGCCGCGAGGCGGAGGAGGCCCTGCGGGAGAGCGAGCGGACGCTTTCGACCCTGATGAGCAACCTGCCCGGCATGGCGTACCGCTGCCTCAACGATCCGCGATGGGCGATGCTGTTTGTCAGCGAGGGGTGTTACGATCTGACCGGATACCACTCGTCGGTGCTTTCCGGCGCCAACCGGACGGTTTCCTACGGCGACCTGGTTCACGACGACGACCGCGAGATGGTCTGGACGTCGGTGCAGGAGGCGCTGGCTGAGCGGCGGGCGTTCCAGCTCGTCTACCGCATCCACACCGCTTCCGGGCGGGAGCGGTGGGTGTGGGAGAAGGGGCGGGGAGTCTTCGCGGCCGACGGCGGCCTTTCAGCCATCGAAGGCTTCATCTCCGACGTGACCGAGGCCAAGCGGGCGGAGGAGCAGATCAAGGCGTCGCTCCAGGAAAAGGAGGTGCTGCTCCGCGAGATTCACCACCGGGTCAAGAACAACCTGCAGATCATCTCGAGCCTGCTGAACCTCCAGTCGCGGTACATCCAGGACGAGCGGGCCCTGGACGTTTTCCGCGAGAGTCAGAATCGCATCCGCTCGATGGTGCTGATCCACGAGAAGCTCTACCGCTCGAAGGATCTGGCCCGGGTGGATTTTGCCGAGTACGTTCAGAGTCTGGCCAGCCACCTGGTGCGGTCGTACGGGACGCGGCGGGCGGGCGTCGATCTGCGGGTCCACGTCGAGGGCGTCGCGCTGCCGATCGACACCGCCATTCCGTGCGGCATCATCATCAACGAGCTGGTGACCAACGCGTTGAAGCACGCGTTTCCGGACGGGCGGCGGGGGGAGATTCGGATCGACCTGCATCCAGCCGAGCGGGAGTACCGGCTCGTCGTGAGCGACAACGGGACGGGCATACCCGCCGATCTCGATTTCCGCAAGACGGAGTCGCTGGGCCTCCAGCTGGTCACCACGCTGACCGACCAGTTGGACGGGACGGTGGAACTGGAACGGGACGGGGGGACGCGGTTCACGATCGTGTTCCCGAAGGGAGAATAG
- a CDS encoding response regulator, which produces MDTKSILLVEDNPDDEALTLRALDKSGVNGNVVVVRDGAEALDYLFCRGPYAGRDVSQTPVMVLLDLKLPKLGGIEVLKEMRRDDRMRCIPVVVLTSSREQQDIQNSYSSGANSYVRKPVDFVEFTEAVKQLGTYWLRISEPPPRVRSA; this is translated from the coding sequence ATGGACACGAAGAGCATTCTGCTGGTGGAAGACAATCCCGACGATGAGGCGTTGACGCTCCGAGCTTTGGACAAGAGCGGGGTCAATGGGAACGTGGTGGTGGTTCGGGACGGGGCGGAGGCGCTGGACTACCTGTTCTGCCGCGGGCCGTACGCCGGTCGCGACGTGTCGCAGACGCCGGTCATGGTGCTGCTGGACCTGAAACTGCCGAAGCTGGGCGGCATCGAGGTGCTCAAGGAGATGCGCCGGGACGATCGGATGCGCTGCATTCCGGTGGTGGTGCTGACCTCGTCGCGGGAACAGCAGGACATTCAGAACAGCTACTCTTCCGGGGCCAACAGCTATGTGCGCAAGCCGGTGGACTTTGTGGAGTTCACCGAGGCGGTCAAGCAATTGGGAACCTACTGGCTGCGGATCAGCGAGCCGCCGCCGAGAGTCAGGAGCGCGTGA
- a CDS encoding DUF5107 domain-containing protein produces MTARQEHAAGDVPLVRLESDHLAVDVAPSIGGRIVNLTHKPSAHQFLWHNPRLRLARAEPGNTYDPNFYGGIDEIIPVDIPETVDGIGYPDHGELWPTPLGHRFDGQTLVLEGLLPLSGLRYRREMRLDRDGPAVHLNYAITNTSGASRAFLWKLHAALAIEPGDRIDCPAGRAVAADVAWARGKTAEPFDWPEVNGQRADMIPQPDGTTDFLFLYELREGRVGWRSGDGRRRVEIRFDPRVFPYVCYFASYGGLDGHVVAVLEPCTAMPLLVMEAQRLGQCSVLASGQVLSTDMTITADAV; encoded by the coding sequence ATGACCGCCCGGCAGGAACATGCGGCGGGCGATGTGCCGCTGGTGCGGCTCGAAAGCGACCATCTGGCCGTGGACGTGGCCCCGTCGATCGGGGGGCGGATCGTCAACCTGACCCACAAACCCTCCGCGCATCAATTCCTCTGGCACAATCCTCGGCTGCGGCTCGCCCGCGCAGAGCCCGGTAATACGTATGATCCCAACTTTTACGGCGGGATCGACGAGATCATCCCCGTAGATATTCCGGAGACGGTGGATGGAATTGGGTATCCCGATCATGGGGAGTTGTGGCCGACGCCGCTGGGACACCGGTTCGACGGGCAAACCCTTGTGCTGGAAGGGCTTCTGCCGCTTTCGGGGTTGCGCTACCGGCGTGAGATGCGCCTGGATCGCGACGGGCCGGCGGTGCATCTAAACTATGCTATCACCAATACTTCCGGCGCATCGCGGGCATTTTTGTGGAAGCTGCACGCGGCCCTGGCGATCGAACCCGGCGACCGGATCGATTGCCCAGCCGGCAGGGCGGTGGCGGCGGACGTGGCGTGGGCACGCGGCAAAACCGCTGAACCTTTTGACTGGCCTGAGGTTAACGGCCAACGAGCCGACATGATTCCCCAGCCGGACGGGACGACCGACTTTCTGTTTCTCTACGAGTTGCGGGAAGGGCGGGTCGGCTGGCGCAGCGGCGATGGGCGTCGGCGGGTGGAGATCCGGTTCGATCCGCGAGTTTTTCCATATGTCTGCTATTTCGCCTCTTACGGCGGGCTGGATGGGCATGTCGTGGCCGTGCTGGAGCCGTGCACAGCCATGCCGCTTTTGGTTATGGAGGCCCAGCGGCTTGGGCAGTGCTCGGTGCTGGCTTCGGGTCAGGTTCTTTCCACAGATATGACCATCACGGCTGACGCGGTTTAG